A region from the Candidatus Thiothrix putei genome encodes:
- a CDS encoding aspartate kinase has translation MALIVQKYGGTSVGTPERIEAVADRVIRWKQQGNDVIVVVSAMSGETNKLVALINAINPQGSEREKDAILSTGEQVTIGLLAMALEKKGQPARSYTGAQVRILTDDAHTKARIRDIDAEPIRKDLADGKVVVVAGFQGVTEDGSITTLGRGGSDTTGVALAVALKADECQIYTDVDGVYTTDPRVEPKARHIPRLTLEEMLEMASQGSKVLQIRSVEFAYKYDMPIRVLSSFDEFGQGKSTLVTREEEVMEEVSVRGIAFNRDEAQLTVTGVPDRPGVAYQILGPISDANIEVDMIVQNIGSDGSTDFTFTVHKNDYAKARDILCKTGETLGAKQCTGDENIAKVAIVGAGMRSHAGVASKMFKTLADEGINIRMISTSEIKVAVVVDEKYLELAVRVLHQAFGLAQTAA, from the coding sequence ATGGCACTGATCGTACAGAAATACGGCGGTACATCGGTTGGCACACCTGAGCGTATCGAGGCTGTGGCTGACCGGGTAATCCGCTGGAAACAACAGGGCAATGATGTCATCGTGGTGGTTTCCGCGATGTCGGGCGAAACCAATAAGCTGGTCGCGCTCATCAACGCCATTAACCCACAAGGTTCGGAGCGCGAAAAAGACGCGATTCTGTCCACCGGCGAACAAGTCACGATTGGCTTGCTGGCGATGGCGTTGGAAAAGAAAGGCCAACCGGCGCGTTCTTACACCGGGGCGCAAGTCCGCATTTTGACCGATGATGCGCACACCAAAGCGCGTATCCGCGACATTGATGCCGAACCGATCCGTAAGGATTTGGCTGACGGCAAAGTGGTGGTGGTAGCAGGTTTCCAAGGTGTGACCGAAGATGGCAGCATTACCACCTTAGGGCGCGGCGGTTCGGATACCACGGGCGTGGCTTTGGCAGTGGCGTTAAAAGCCGACGAATGTCAGATTTACACCGACGTGGATGGCGTTTACACCACCGACCCGCGTGTCGAACCCAAAGCGCGTCACATTCCGCGCCTGACCTTGGAAGAAATGCTGGAAATGGCCAGCCAAGGCTCCAAGGTGCTGCAAATTCGTTCGGTTGAATTTGCCTACAAATATGATATGCCTATCCGTGTGCTGTCCAGCTTTGACGAATTTGGTCAGGGCAAAAGCACGCTGGTCACTCGTGAGGAAGAAGTAATGGAAGAAGTCTCAGTCCGTGGGATTGCGTTTAATCGTGATGAAGCTCAATTGACGGTAACGGGTGTGCCGGATCGCCCCGGTGTTGCTTACCAGATTCTGGGGCCGATTTCGGATGCTAATATCGAAGTCGATATGATCGTGCAAAACATTGGTTCCGATGGTTCGACCGATTTCACCTTCACGGTACACAAAAATGATTACGCGAAAGCGCGTGACATTCTGTGTAAAACCGGCGAAACCTTGGGAGCCAAGCAATGCACAGGCGATGAAAATATTGCCAAGGTAGCTATTGTGGGTGCGGGAATGCGTTCTCATGCCGGGGTTGCCAGCAAGATGTTCAAAACACTGGCAGACGAGGGCATTAATATCCGCATGATTTCCACGTCTGAAATCAAAGTCGCGGTCGTTGTCGATGAAAAATATTTGGAACTCGCAGTACGTGTGTTGCACCAAGCGTTTGGCTTGGCGCAAACAGCCGCTTGA
- the alaS gene encoding alanine--tRNA ligase — translation MNTAELRQHFLDFFASKGHEILPSSSLIPGNDPTLLFTNAGMVQFKDVFLGDDIRAYNRATTSQRCVRAGGKHNDLENVGYTARHHTFFEMLGNFSFGDYFKHDAIHYAWEFLTEVLKLPKSKLWVTVYADDDEAYNIWAQQIGVPTDRITRIGDNKGARYASDNFWQMGDTGPCGPCTEIFYDHGEHIWGGPPGTPEEDGDRYIEIWNLVFMQYERTKDGEMRPLPKPSVDTGMGMERLAAVMQGVHSNYEIDLFQTLLKKGTELAKNADPNSPSLKVIADHIRSCSFLIVDGVLPSNEGRGYVLRRIIRRAIRHGYKLGMEAPFFHKLVQPLVDEMGKAYPELAAAQPLVEQALEKEERRFAETLEQGMKILEEAIAGMSGDTIDGETVFKLYDTYGFPVDLTGDIARERNLKLDEAGFEAAMNAQRERARAAGKFGADYGDKLDVSGATAFHGYEQLAETSTITALFRGSEAVTSLQAGDEGRIVLDHTPFYAESGGQVGDMGVLHTGDAVFRVTDTRKQGATFIHIGTLESGTLAVGVNVAAEVDAERRQAIILNHSATHLMHAALRQVLGTHVEQKGSLVTPDRLRFDFSQPDPVSAEQIAEVEAIVNREIRANAATSAQVMNMEAAKQAGAMALFGEKYGDEVRVLKIGFSTELCGGCHVNRTGDIGLFKIVSEGGVAAGVRRIEAVTGANALAWLADVTSRLDNVARLLKSNPLEVTDKLDAMLQKSRALEKELEQLKSKMASQAGSNLADQAVDVGGMRVLAAHLEGADPKSLRDTVDQLKNKLGKAVVILATVADGKVSLVAGVTKDETAKVKAGDLLGFVATQLGGKGGGRPDMAQGGGTDVAALPAALASVQGWVAERV, via the coding sequence ATGAATACTGCTGAACTCAGACAACATTTTCTCGATTTTTTTGCCAGCAAAGGCCATGAAATCCTCCCGTCCAGCTCGTTGATACCGGGCAATGACCCGACCTTGCTGTTCACCAATGCAGGCATGGTGCAATTCAAGGACGTGTTTTTGGGCGACGATATACGCGCCTATAACCGTGCGACGACTTCGCAGCGTTGCGTGCGTGCGGGCGGCAAACACAATGACTTGGAAAACGTCGGTTACACCGCACGTCACCACACCTTTTTTGAAATGCTCGGCAACTTCAGTTTTGGGGATTATTTCAAACACGATGCGATTCACTATGCGTGGGAGTTCCTCACTGAAGTGCTGAAATTGCCCAAAAGCAAGCTGTGGGTGACGGTTTACGCAGACGATGACGAAGCCTATAACATTTGGGCGCAGCAAATCGGTGTGCCAACCGATCGCATTACCCGCATCGGCGATAATAAGGGAGCACGTTATGCTTCCGACAATTTCTGGCAGATGGGTGATACCGGGCCGTGTGGGCCTTGCACCGAAATTTTCTACGATCACGGCGAGCATATTTGGGGCGGGCCACCGGGAACACCGGAAGAGGACGGCGACCGCTACATCGAGATTTGGAATCTGGTGTTCATGCAGTATGAGCGCACCAAGGATGGCGAAATGCGTCCGCTGCCGAAACCTTCCGTTGATACCGGTATGGGCATGGAACGTCTGGCGGCGGTGATGCAAGGCGTTCACAGCAATTACGAAATCGACCTGTTCCAAACGCTGCTCAAAAAAGGCACGGAACTGGCGAAAAATGCCGACCCGAATAGCCCGTCATTGAAGGTCATTGCGGATCATATCCGTTCTTGCTCCTTCTTGATTGTGGATGGGGTATTGCCGTCGAATGAAGGGCGTGGTTATGTGTTGCGCCGGATTATTCGCCGCGCTATCCGCCACGGTTACAAGCTAGGTATGGAAGCACCGTTTTTCCACAAGCTGGTACAGCCGTTAGTGGATGAAATGGGCAAAGCTTACCCTGAGCTTGCCGCTGCCCAGCCTTTGGTCGAACAGGCGTTGGAAAAAGAAGAACGCCGCTTTGCCGAAACCCTCGAACAGGGTATGAAGATTCTGGAAGAAGCGATTGCGGGCATGTCCGGCGACACCATTGACGGCGAAACCGTGTTCAAGTTGTACGACACTTACGGTTTCCCGGTGGACTTGACGGGTGATATTGCCCGCGAACGCAACCTCAAGCTGGACGAAGCCGGGTTTGAAGCAGCAATGAATGCGCAACGCGAACGCGCCCGTGCTGCCGGTAAATTCGGCGCGGATTATGGCGACAAGCTGGATGTGAGTGGCGCAACGGCATTCCACGGTTACGAGCAATTGGCAGAAACGTCCACCATTACCGCGCTGTTCCGTGGTAGCGAAGCGGTGACGAGCCTGCAAGCCGGTGATGAAGGGCGCATCGTGCTGGATCACACCCCATTCTATGCAGAATCCGGTGGTCAGGTGGGCGATATGGGTGTGTTGCACACGGGGGATGCGGTATTCCGCGTTACCGATACCCGTAAGCAGGGCGCGACGTTTATTCATATCGGTACGCTGGAATCCGGCACATTGGCTGTTGGCGTAAACGTTGCTGCCGAAGTGGATGCCGAACGCCGCCAAGCCATCATTCTCAACCATTCCGCCACGCACTTAATGCACGCCGCCCTGCGCCAAGTATTGGGTACGCACGTTGAGCAAAAAGGCTCATTGGTGACACCCGACCGTTTGCGCTTTGACTTCTCGCAACCTGACCCGGTTTCCGCCGAGCAAATTGCTGAGGTAGAAGCCATCGTCAACCGTGAAATTCGCGCCAATGCTGCCACTTCTGCGCAAGTCATGAACATGGAAGCCGCCAAGCAAGCCGGTGCAATGGCATTGTTCGGCGAAAAATACGGCGACGAAGTGCGTGTTTTGAAAATCGGTTTCTCCACGGAATTGTGCGGCGGTTGCCACGTTAATCGTACTGGCGACATCGGCTTGTTCAAAATCGTCAGCGAAGGTGGGGTTGCCGCCGGTGTGCGCCGTATCGAAGCTGTGACTGGCGCGAATGCGCTGGCATGGCTTGCTGACGTGACCAGCCGTTTGGATAATGTGGCGCGTTTGCTCAAATCCAATCCGTTGGAAGTGACAGACAAGCTCGATGCAATGCTGCAAAAAAGCCGCGCTCTCGAAAAGGAACTGGAACAGCTTAAAAGCAAAATGGCTTCCCAAGCCGGTTCCAACCTTGCCGATCAAGCGGTGGACGTGGGCGGAATGCGCGTCCTTGCGGCGCATCTGGAAGGGGCTGATCCCAAATCCTTGCGCGACACTGTTGACCAGTTGAAAAACAAACTGGGCAAAGCGGTGGTGATTCTCGCCACGGTAGCGGACGGCAAAGTCAGTCTGGTGGCAGGTGTCACCAAAGACGAAACCGCCAAAGTCAAGGCCGGTGATTTGCTGGGCTTTGTTGCCACGCAACTGGGTGGCAAAGGCGGCGGTCGCCCGGACATGGCTCAAGGCGGCGGCACGGATGTAGCAGCATTGCCTGCCGCGTTAGCCAGCGTACAGGGCTGGGTTGCCGAACGGGTTTAA
- a CDS encoding regulatory protein RecX, whose amino-acid sequence MTNGRECETVAVRLLAQREHSRHELAQKVRQRCECDTISLNALLDKLQSLGYLDDARYAAAFVRSSISRGRGPQRINYELREHGVDDTTAAQALAEADVDWHDLACEQRIKKFGGEIPADYKERARQSRFLAGRGFYTDAIKAAFVSIHAHESEF is encoded by the coding sequence ATGACTAACGGGCGGGAATGCGAAACGGTAGCGGTGCGCTTGTTGGCGCAGCGTGAGCATTCCCGCCATGAACTCGCGCAAAAAGTGCGTCAGCGTTGCGAGTGCGATACTATCAGCCTGAACGCGCTCTTGGATAAATTGCAGTCGCTGGGTTATCTGGATGATGCCCGTTACGCGGCTGCTTTTGTCCGTTCGTCAATCTCGCGGGGGCGTGGCCCGCAGCGGATTAACTATGAATTACGTGAGCATGGCGTGGATGACACCACGGCTGCTCAGGCGTTGGCAGAAGCCGATGTCGACTGGCACGATCTGGCCTGTGAACAACGGATCAAAAAATTTGGCGGGGAAATCCCGGCTGATTACAAGGAACGCGCCCGGCAATCTCGATTTCTTGCCGGGCGCGGTTTTTATACCGATGCGATTAAAGCTGCTTTCGTTTCAATCCACGCCCATGAGAGCGAATTTTAA
- the recA gene encoding recombinase RecA — MDENKKKALAAALGQIERQFGKGAVMRMGDSSAARDIEVISTGSLGLDIALGIGGLPKGRVVEIYGPESSGKTTLTLQVIAECQKMGGTAAFVDAEHALDPIYAQKLGVNVDDLLVSQPDNGEQALEIADMLVRSNAVDVVVVDSVAALTPKAEIEGDMGDSHVGLQARLMSQALRKLTGNIKRSNTLVIFINQIRMKIGVMFGNPETTTGGNALKFYASVRLDIRRIGSIKKGEEVTGSETRVKVVKNKVAPPFKQAEFEILYGEGISREGELVDLGVKQGLIGKAGAWYSYNGDKIGQGKDNARNYLKEHPAAAAEIEKAIREACMNAPGFAATVTEEADSDAGLDDVV; from the coding sequence ATGGACGAGAACAAAAAGAAAGCCCTCGCCGCCGCCCTAGGCCAGATTGAACGTCAGTTTGGTAAAGGCGCGGTGATGCGCATGGGCGACTCCAGTGCTGCCCGCGACATCGAAGTGATTTCTACCGGCTCGTTGGGGCTGGATATTGCCCTCGGCATCGGCGGTCTGCCTAAGGGACGTGTCGTCGAAATTTACGGCCCGGAATCTTCCGGTAAAACCACCCTGACGCTGCAAGTGATTGCCGAATGCCAAAAAATGGGCGGCACGGCGGCTTTTGTCGATGCGGAACACGCTCTTGATCCGATTTACGCGCAAAAGCTCGGCGTTAACGTTGACGATTTGCTGGTTTCCCAGCCAGACAACGGCGAACAAGCCTTGGAAATCGCCGATATGTTGGTGCGTTCCAACGCGGTTGATGTGGTAGTCGTTGACTCGGTAGCGGCGTTGACTCCAAAAGCGGAAATTGAAGGCGATATGGGCGATTCCCACGTCGGCTTGCAAGCGCGGTTAATGTCACAAGCTCTGCGCAAACTCACCGGTAATATCAAGCGTTCCAACACCTTGGTAATTTTCATCAACCAGATTCGGATGAAAATCGGTGTCATGTTTGGCAACCCGGAAACGACGACGGGTGGTAATGCGCTGAAATTCTACGCTTCCGTGCGTCTCGATATTCGCCGCATCGGTTCGATCAAGAAAGGTGAGGAAGTCACTGGCTCTGAAACCCGCGTTAAAGTGGTCAAGAACAAGGTTGCGCCACCGTTTAAACAAGCCGAATTTGAAATTCTGTACGGCGAAGGCATTTCCCGCGAAGGTGAATTGGTTGACCTCGGTGTCAAGCAAGGGCTGATCGGCAAAGCTGGCGCATGGTACAGCTACAATGGCGACAAAATCGGTCAAGGTAAGGATAATGCCCGCAATTACCTGAAAGAGCATCCGGCAGCGGCGGCTGAAATTGAAAAAGCCATCCGTGAAGCCTGCATGAATGCGCCCGGTTTTGCCGCCACCGTTACCGAAGAAGCCGACAGCGATGCCGGTCTTGATGACGTTGTTTAA
- a CDS encoding Uma2 family endonuclease has protein sequence MSVAHQLDTQQRYTYQDYLRWPDEVRYELLDGEPVMMSAPSTMHQRVIRELVRQIGNFLLGKSCEVFPAPFDVCLAAADAADDQINNVVQPDISVICDSNKVHDKGCKGAPDWIIEVLSPSTASRDLIHKLRLYERYGVREYWVVHPIDRVVMMWQLCADSGRYGAVLIEETQGTQTSALFPDLVLEWDVLFPPPEPPVYVKEPPPGVYYSRS, from the coding sequence ATGTCAGTTGCCCATCAATTAGACACACAACAGCGTTACACCTATCAGGATTACCTGCGTTGGCCTGATGAAGTGCGTTATGAATTGCTGGACGGTGAACCGGTGATGATGTCTGCGCCTAGCACGATGCATCAACGGGTTATTCGCGAACTGGTACGCCAAATCGGCAATTTTTTGTTGGGTAAATCTTGCGAAGTTTTTCCTGCACCGTTTGATGTTTGCCTTGCCGCCGCTGATGCTGCGGATGACCAGATCAACAACGTGGTGCAACCTGACATCAGCGTGATTTGTGACAGCAACAAAGTCCATGACAAAGGGTGCAAAGGTGCGCCCGATTGGATCATTGAGGTGCTGTCCCCTTCCACTGCCTCCAGAGACCTGATCCATAAGTTGCGGTTGTATGAACGCTACGGGGTGCGGGAATATTGGGTGGTGCATCCAATAGACCGGGTGGTGATGATGTGGCAGTTGTGCGCCGATAGCGGGCGTTATGGCGCGGTACTGATCGAAGAAACGCAGGGTACGCAAACGTCTGCGCTGTTTCCCGATTTGGTGCTGGAATGGGATGTGCTGTTTCCTCCGCCAGAACCGCCGGTTTATGTGAAAGAGCCACCGCCGGGAGTTTATTATTCGCGGTCATAG